Sequence from the Sphingobium indicum B90A genome:
GTAGCTTTGGTCCTGCGTCGACAGGAGGAAGGTCGGGTTGGATTGTCCGCCCTCGAACCGCTGGACGCGCATGGGTCCGGAAAAATCCGCGATCCGGCCCGCCAGATAAGCGGCAAGACGGGCTTCGTCGAAGGCGCTGTTCGCGGCGACATCCACGGTCGAGCCGATCGTCGCAGCGGGCTGCGCAGCGCTCACGATGCCGCCCCTTCCGCATATTTGGCCAGTTCCATCCGGGCGAGCTGGCGTTCATGGACCTCGTCGGGTCCATCGGTCAGCCGCACGATGCGGGTGTTGGCCCAAAGCTCCGCCAGGCCGAAATCGTCGCTGACGCCACCGCCGCCATGCGCCTGGATCGCGTCGTCGACGATTTGCTGCGCCATTTTGGGCGCGGCGATCTTGATCATCGCGATTTCGGCGCGCGCGGCCTTGTTGCCGACCGTGTCCATCATGTGGGCGGCCTTCAGGCACAGCAGGCGCGCCATCTCGATCTCGCAACGGGCGCGGGCGATCCGCTCCTCCCAGACCGAATGTTCGGCGATCGCCTTGCCGAAGGCCCGTCGCGAAAGGAGGCGGCGGCACATCTTCTCCAGCGCGACTTCCATTGTCGCGATGTTGCGCATCGTGTGGTGGATGCGTCCGGGACCAAGGCGCCCCTGTGCGATTTCGAAGCCGCAACCTTCGCCGAGCAGCATATTCTCCGCCGGCACGCGGACATTCTCCAGCGCCACCTCGAAATGCCCGTGCGGGGCGTGGTCGTAGCCAAAGACGGGCAGATGCCGCACAAGCGTCACGCCGGGCGTGTCGCGCGGCACCAGGATCATCGATTGCTGCCGGTAGGGCGCGGCGTCCGGGTCGGTCTTGCCCATGACGATGAAGAAGTCGCAGCGCGGATGGCCCGCGCCCGACGACCACCATTTCCGGCCGTTGATGACATAGTCGCCGCCGTCGCGGCGAATGTCGGTCTGGATGTTCCGCGCGTCGGAGGAGGCGACGGCCGGTTCGGTCATCAGGAAGGCGGACCGGGTCTTCCCGTCACGCAGCGGCACCATGAAGCGCTGCTTCTGCTCGGCCGTGCCGTAACGATGCAGCACCTCGAAATTGCCGGTGTCCGGCGCCATGCAGTTGAACACTTCGGACGCAAAGGAAATGCGCCCCATCAGCTCGGCGATCGGCGCATATTCGACGTTGGTAAGGCCGACGCTGGTGAAAAATTCGTCGTCATGCTCAGATGGCGGCATGAAGATGTTCCACAGCCCCGCCTGCCGCGCCTTGTCCTTGAGTTCGTCGAATACGGGCGGGATCTCGGTCCAGCGGTCGATCGCGGCGGACTGTTGGTGATAGACCGGAACGGCAGGAACGATATGCTCCTCCATGAACGCCCTTACGCGCTCCATCCATTCCCTGGATTTGGCCGACTGTTCGAAATCCACGCATCCGCTCCAGATATGCCGCCGGATTCGAGCCGGCCTGCTCATGTTCTAATACTCACCCGACCGATCGGTC
This genomic interval carries:
- a CDS encoding acyl-CoA dehydrogenase family protein — protein: MDFEQSAKSREWMERVRAFMEEHIVPAVPVYHQQSAAIDRWTEIPPVFDELKDKARQAGLWNIFMPPSEHDDEFFTSVGLTNVEYAPIAELMGRISFASEVFNCMAPDTGNFEVLHRYGTAEQKQRFMVPLRDGKTRSAFLMTEPAVASSDARNIQTDIRRDGGDYVINGRKWWSSGAGHPRCDFFIVMGKTDPDAAPYRQQSMILVPRDTPGVTLVRHLPVFGYDHAPHGHFEVALENVRVPAENMLLGEGCGFEIAQGRLGPGRIHHTMRNIATMEVALEKMCRRLLSRRAFGKAIAEHSVWEERIARARCEIEMARLLCLKAAHMMDTVGNKAARAEIAMIKIAAPKMAQQIVDDAIQAHGGGGVSDDFGLAELWANTRIVRLTDGPDEVHERQLARMELAKYAEGAAS